One genomic segment of Bacteroidota bacterium includes these proteins:
- a CDS encoding M3 family metallopeptidase → MKTLLVLLIFSAVAFCFSQEENPFYSVYNTPFQTPPFDKIKESHYLPAFKEGMKQQQSEIEAIVNNNEAPNFKNTIEKLAASGTLLTKVSNMFYLQNSANTNDEIQKIAKEVAPLLSKHFDDINMNPKLFQRVKSVYENKKKFKLSTEQNKLLEEYYKDFVRGGANLNDEQKEKIRKINGELSLLTLKFGENLLKENNVFELVIDKEEDLTGLPDAVKTGAAETAKERKKEGKWVFTLQKPSFIPFLQYSPKRELREIIFKAYVNRGDNNDSLDNKEIISKIVKLRIEKANLLGYKTHADFVLEKSMAANLENVYKLLNQLWEPALRNAKHEAAELQAMIDKEGGNFKLEAWDWWYYAEKVKKEKYALDDELLRPYFKLENVRNGAFAVASKLFGIQFLERTDIPKYHEDVKVFEVKEANGKHIGILYTDYYPRASKRGGAWMGAYRKQSREGGVEVTPVITNVGNFSKPTADEPSLLSFDELNTLFHELGHALHGLLSNSTYNKLSGTSVPRDFVELPSQIMENWAAEPEVLNMYARHYKTGEPIPQDLIEKIKNASLFNQGFETVEYLAASFLDMDYHTLTEAHDVDVTTFENNSLNKIGLMPEIIARYRSTNFQHIFSGGYSAGYYSYIWSGVLDSDAFEAFKETSLFDSKTAQAFRKYVLETGGTDDPMTLYKKFRGAEPKIEPLLKKRGLNKNLF, encoded by the coding sequence ATGAAAACACTTTTAGTATTATTAATCTTCAGCGCAGTTGCATTTTGTTTTTCGCAAGAGGAGAATCCGTTTTACAGTGTATATAACACACCATTTCAAACTCCGCCGTTCGATAAGATAAAAGAATCACACTATCTGCCGGCATTCAAAGAGGGGATGAAACAGCAGCAAAGCGAAATCGAAGCAATAGTAAATAATAACGAAGCACCTAATTTTAAAAACACAATTGAAAAATTAGCTGCGAGCGGCACGTTACTTACCAAAGTTAGTAATATGTTTTATCTTCAAAATTCTGCAAACACAAATGATGAAATCCAGAAGATTGCTAAGGAAGTAGCTCCGTTGTTATCAAAGCATTTCGATGATATCAATATGAATCCCAAATTATTTCAAAGGGTAAAATCAGTTTACGAAAACAAGAAGAAGTTTAAATTATCAACTGAACAAAATAAACTGTTAGAGGAATATTACAAAGATTTTGTGCGTGGGGGCGCTAACTTAAATGATGAGCAAAAAGAAAAAATTCGAAAAATAAACGGGGAACTCTCCCTACTTACATTAAAGTTCGGCGAAAATTTGTTGAAAGAGAATAACGTATTCGAATTAGTTATTGATAAAGAGGAAGATTTAACAGGTTTACCCGATGCCGTTAAAACAGGCGCTGCCGAGACTGCAAAAGAAAGAAAGAAGGAAGGCAAGTGGGTATTTACCCTTCAGAAACCGAGCTTCATACCATTTTTACAGTATTCACCCAAGCGGGAACTCAGAGAAATAATTTTTAAAGCATACGTAAATCGCGGTGATAATAACGACTCGTTAGATAATAAAGAAATAATCTCGAAAATCGTAAAGTTGCGAATCGAAAAAGCTAATTTACTCGGTTATAAAACTCACGCTGATTTTGTTCTTGAAAAAAGTATGGCAGCAAATCTCGAAAATGTTTACAAGTTATTAAACCAACTTTGGGAACCTGCGCTACGGAATGCAAAACACGAAGCGGCGGAACTTCAAGCAATGATTGATAAAGAAGGCGGTAATTTTAAATTAGAAGCTTGGGACTGGTGGTACTATGCCGAAAAAGTGAAGAAAGAAAAATATGCACTCGATGACGAATTATTACGACCTTACTTCAAATTGGAAAATGTCCGTAATGGTGCTTTTGCTGTAGCAAGTAAACTTTTCGGAATACAATTTCTCGAACGAACTGACATTCCAAAGTATCACGAAGATGTAAAAGTATTTGAAGTGAAAGAGGCAAACGGAAAACATATCGGAATACTTTATACCGATTACTACCCGCGTGCAAGCAAACGGGGCGGTGCTTGGATGGGTGCGTACAGGAAACAATCGCGTGAAGGCGGAGTAGAAGTTACACCAGTTATCACTAATGTTGGAAATTTTTCGAAACCAACAGCGGATGAGCCATCGTTGTTGAGTTTCGATGAGTTGAATACTTTGTTCCACGAACTCGGACACGCATTGCACGGGCTTCTCTCGAATTCAACTTACAATAAACTTTCGGGAACTTCAGTACCGCGAGATTTTGTGGAGCTTCCGTCTCAAATTATGGAAAACTGGGCAGCAGAACCTGAAGTCCTTAATATGTATGCAAGGCATTATAAAACCGGTGAACCGATTCCGCAGGACTTAATCGAGAAAATTAAAAATGCAAGTTTGTTCAATCAAGGTTTTGAAACAGTAGAATATCTTGCTGCTTCGTTTTTGGATATGGATTATCACACTCTCACTGAAGCTCACGATGTTGACGTAACGACTTTCGAGAACAATTCCCTGAATAAAATCGGGTTGATGCCTGAGATTATAGCAAGATATCGCAGCACGAACTTTCAGCATATATTTTCGGGCGGATACTCGGCTGGATATTACAGTTATATCTGGTCGGGTGTGTTGGATTCGGATGCGTTCGAGGCAT
- a CDS encoding PAS domain-containing protein, with protein sequence MKINNWMKEINSAITVCDSNGVIIEMNDKAIDTFKEDGGSELIGKNLFDCHPEPSRTKLKQMIEQQTENIYTIEKNGKKKLIFQAPWYENGNYKGFVELSLEIPFEMPHFIRR encoded by the coding sequence ATGAAAATAAATAATTGGATGAAAGAAATAAACTCGGCAATAACCGTTTGCGACAGCAACGGAGTAATTATAGAAATGAACGATAAAGCTATCGATACATTTAAAGAAGATGGGGGCTCAGAATTAATTGGCAAAAATTTATTCGACTGCCACCCTGAACCGTCTCGAACGAAGCTAAAACAGATGATCGAACAACAAACAGAGAATATATATACTATCGAAAAGAACGGAAAGAAGAAATTAATTTTTCAAGCACCATGGTATGAAAACGGAAATTATAAAGGTTTTGTAGAATTATCGCTTGAAATTCCATTCGAAATGCCGCACTTTATTAGGAGGTAA